In Arthrobacter sp. B3I4, the following proteins share a genomic window:
- a CDS encoding acetylornithine transaminase yields MTGMSSGADWLARYSSSLLGVFGTPQRVLVRGAGCLVWDADGKEYLDLLGGIAVNALGHAHPFVTSVISSQLATLGHVSNFFTSPTQVALAEKLLEIAKAPAGSKVFFANSGTEAVEAAFKLARRNTGASPDSPAFPRTKVIALEGAFHGRTMGALALTAKEAYRAPFAPLPGGVVHVPFGDIDALLAEIDDTTAAVFLEPIQGEAGVRPLPAGYLRAAREATTAAGALLILDEVQTGIGRTGKWLASEDAGIVPDAVTLAKGLGGGFPIGALVTFGPDVSSLLSAGQHGTTFGGNPVATAAALATLHVLESQQVLEHVREVGEHLRSGLAGIDGVTEVRGEGLLIGFDLDADVAPAVVTAGLNAGFIVNSPGPHTIRLAPPLILTTDQADRFLAALPALLQTAKDAQ; encoded by the coding sequence ATGACGGGAATGAGCAGTGGCGCCGACTGGCTCGCCCGCTACTCATCCTCGCTGCTGGGCGTCTTCGGGACCCCGCAGCGGGTGCTGGTGCGCGGTGCCGGCTGCCTGGTCTGGGACGCCGACGGCAAGGAGTACCTGGACCTGCTCGGCGGGATCGCGGTCAATGCGCTGGGCCACGCCCACCCGTTCGTCACCTCCGTGATTTCCAGCCAGCTCGCCACCCTTGGCCACGTCTCCAACTTCTTCACCAGCCCCACACAAGTAGCGCTGGCCGAGAAGCTGCTGGAAATTGCCAAGGCCCCGGCCGGGTCCAAGGTATTCTTCGCCAACTCCGGCACCGAGGCCGTCGAAGCCGCCTTCAAACTGGCCCGGCGGAACACGGGCGCCAGCCCGGACAGTCCAGCGTTCCCGCGCACCAAAGTCATCGCTCTTGAGGGTGCCTTCCACGGCCGCACCATGGGCGCCCTGGCGCTGACCGCCAAGGAGGCCTACCGGGCGCCGTTCGCCCCGCTGCCCGGCGGCGTCGTGCACGTCCCGTTCGGGGATATCGACGCCCTCCTCGCCGAGATCGACGACACCACCGCTGCCGTCTTCCTCGAACCGATCCAAGGCGAGGCCGGCGTCCGTCCGCTGCCGGCCGGCTACCTCAGGGCCGCCCGCGAGGCCACCACCGCAGCCGGCGCCCTGCTGATCCTGGACGAGGTCCAGACCGGCATCGGCCGGACCGGCAAGTGGCTGGCCAGCGAGGACGCCGGCATCGTCCCCGACGCCGTGACCCTCGCCAAGGGCCTGGGCGGCGGGTTCCCGATCGGCGCCCTCGTCACTTTCGGCCCGGACGTGTCTTCTCTGCTGTCCGCCGGCCAGCACGGCACCACGTTCGGCGGCAACCCGGTGGCCACCGCGGCGGCCCTGGCCACCCTGCACGTGCTGGAATCCCAGCAGGTCCTTGAGCACGTCCGGGAGGTGGGGGAGCACCTGCGCTCCGGCCTGGCCGGAATCGACGGCGTGACGGAGGTCCGCGGCGAAGGCCTGCTCATCGGCTTCGACCTCGACGCCGACGTCGCTCCCGCCGTCGTCACCGCAGGCCTGAACGCCGGTTTCATCGTCAACAGCCCCGGCCCGCACACCATCCGGCTCGCGCCGCCGCTGATCCTCACCACGGACCAGGCCGACCGTTTCCTCGCCGCGCTGCCGGCTCTCCTCCAGACCGCAAAGGACGCCCAGTGA
- a CDS encoding pyridoxal 5'-phosphate synthase: MSESFRELLRALPDFPDDLPDFDPDQAPADPAALFRQWLAEALAAGVPQPNACSLATADKLGRPSSRMLILKDIDDAGWHFATSRESRKGLELAANPHAALNFFWQQQGRQVRVAGDVVLLSAAASAADWAARPGADGSMNPAWQLYAIRPREFEFWQARHDRRHIRHRYGPG; encoded by the coding sequence ATGAGCGAATCGTTCCGTGAACTGCTGCGCGCCCTGCCCGACTTTCCCGACGACCTGCCGGACTTCGACCCGGATCAGGCGCCTGCGGATCCGGCGGCACTGTTCCGGCAGTGGCTCGCCGAAGCACTGGCCGCCGGTGTGCCGCAGCCGAACGCCTGCAGCCTGGCCACGGCGGACAAGTTGGGAAGGCCGTCGTCGCGGATGCTGATCCTCAAGGACATCGACGACGCCGGCTGGCACTTCGCGACGTCCCGGGAGTCCCGCAAGGGCCTGGAGCTTGCCGCCAACCCGCACGCCGCGCTGAACTTCTTCTGGCAGCAGCAGGGCCGCCAGGTGCGCGTCGCGGGGGATGTGGTGCTGCTTTCCGCGGCGGCCTCCGCCGCCGACTGGGCGGCCCGGCCCGGCGCCGACGGCAGTATGAACCCGGCGTGGCAGCTTTACGCGATCCGACCCCGGGAGTTCGAGTTCTGGCAGGCACGGCACGACCGCCGGCACATCCGGCACCGCTACGGACCAGGCTGA
- the argF gene encoding ornithine carbamoyltransferase: MTAPTTPTLPAAVPTRHFLKDTDLSPAEQAEVLDLALRMKAAPYSVQPFAAEGNGRKTVAVIFDKTSTRTRVSFATGIADLGGNALIINPGEAQIGHKESVEDTAKVLERMVSTIVWRTGAHAGLVAMAENSRVPVINALCDDYHPCQLLADLLTIKEHKGSLAGLTMTYLGDAANNMANSYLLAGVTAGMHVRITGPEGYLPAPEIVAAAEERAAQTGGSVLVTVDAAEALRGADVVATDTWVSMGQEAEKEARLQLFRAYSVDEDAMTLAAPDAVVLHCLPAYRGYEISAGVIDGPQSVVWDEAENRLHAQKALMAWLLHRSGLAVVEGLARVDAPAAADGLD; this comes from the coding sequence GTGACCGCCCCTACGACTCCAACGCTGCCTGCCGCAGTGCCCACCCGCCATTTCCTCAAAGACACCGACCTCAGCCCGGCCGAGCAGGCGGAGGTCCTGGACCTGGCGCTCCGGATGAAGGCTGCCCCGTACAGCGTCCAGCCGTTCGCCGCCGAGGGCAACGGGCGCAAGACCGTCGCCGTGATCTTCGACAAGACCTCCACCCGCACCCGGGTGTCCTTCGCCACCGGCATCGCCGATCTGGGCGGCAACGCGCTGATCATCAACCCCGGCGAGGCGCAGATCGGCCACAAGGAATCCGTCGAGGACACCGCCAAGGTGCTTGAGCGGATGGTGTCCACCATTGTGTGGCGGACCGGCGCACACGCCGGCCTCGTGGCCATGGCCGAGAACTCCCGCGTCCCGGTGATCAACGCCCTCTGCGATGACTACCACCCCTGCCAACTGCTGGCGGACCTGCTGACCATCAAGGAACACAAGGGCAGCCTGGCGGGCCTCACGATGACCTACCTGGGCGACGCCGCCAACAACATGGCAAATTCCTACCTGCTTGCCGGCGTCACCGCCGGCATGCACGTACGGATCACCGGCCCCGAGGGCTACCTGCCCGCCCCGGAAATCGTCGCCGCCGCCGAGGAGCGCGCCGCCCAGACCGGCGGATCCGTGCTGGTCACCGTCGACGCCGCCGAGGCACTTCGCGGAGCCGACGTCGTCGCCACGGACACCTGGGTGTCGATGGGCCAGGAAGCCGAGAAGGAAGCCCGGCTGCAGCTCTTCCGTGCCTACTCGGTGGACGAGGATGCAATGACGCTCGCGGCACCGGATGCTGTCGTGCTGCACTGCCTCCCGGCGTATCGCGGGTACGAGATCTCTGCCGGCGTAATCGACGGCCCGCAGTCGGTGGTCTGGGACGAGGCCGAGAACCGGCTGCACGCGCAGAAGGCCCTGATGGCGTGGCTGCTGCACCGCTCCGGCCTTGCCGTCGTCGAGGGCCTAGCGCGGGTTGACGCGCCGGCCGCCGCCGACGGGCTGGACTGA
- the argH gene encoding argininosuccinate lyase, with translation MGPRAQGSPAERSEAGGRSGTNEGALWGGRFAGGPADALAALSKSTHFDWRLARYDIAGSRAHARVLHKAGLLDDAELSGMLDALDRLDEDVASGAYTPAESDEDVHGSLERGLIERAGPQLGGKLRAGRSRNDQVATLGRMFLRDHARIIARGVLATIDALVDQAKTHQGVAMPGRTHLQHAQPVLLSHHLLAHAWALLRDVQRLADWDKRAGVSPYGSGALAGSSLGLDPEAVAADLGFNSATHNSIDGTASRDVFAEFAWVSAMIGVDLSRVSEEVILWATKEFSFVTLHDSYSTGSSIMPQKKNPDVAELARGKAGRLIGDLTGLLATLKGLPLAYNRDLQEDKEPVFDAADTLELLLPAVSGMIATLKFNTERMESLAPQGFALATDIAEWLVRQGVPFREAHELSGAAVKQAESRDVELWDLTDEEYAAISEHLTPEVRTVLSTAGSLNSRNSQGGTAPAAVERQLQALETELDGVRAYAGR, from the coding sequence ATGGGCCCACGAGCGCAGGGGTCCCCGGCCGAGCGAAGCGAGGCCGGGGGGCGCTCGGGGACGAACGAAGGCGCCCTCTGGGGCGGCCGGTTCGCCGGCGGTCCCGCGGACGCCCTCGCGGCGCTGAGCAAGTCCACCCACTTTGACTGGCGGCTGGCCCGCTACGACATTGCCGGGTCCCGGGCGCACGCCCGGGTGCTGCACAAGGCCGGGCTTCTCGACGACGCCGAGCTCTCCGGCATGCTCGACGCCCTCGACCGGCTGGACGAGGACGTGGCCTCCGGCGCGTATACGCCGGCCGAATCCGACGAGGACGTGCACGGCTCGCTGGAGCGCGGCCTGATCGAACGCGCCGGTCCGCAGCTGGGCGGGAAGCTCCGCGCCGGCCGGTCCCGCAACGACCAGGTGGCCACCCTGGGCCGGATGTTCCTGCGCGACCACGCCCGGATCATCGCCCGCGGCGTGCTCGCCACGATCGACGCGCTGGTGGACCAGGCCAAGACGCATCAGGGGGTGGCCATGCCGGGCCGCACCCACCTGCAGCACGCCCAGCCGGTGCTGCTCAGCCACCACCTGCTGGCGCACGCCTGGGCGCTGCTGCGCGATGTCCAGCGGCTGGCCGACTGGGACAAGCGCGCGGGCGTCTCGCCGTACGGCTCCGGTGCCCTCGCCGGGTCTTCGCTCGGCCTGGACCCGGAGGCCGTCGCGGCGGATCTGGGTTTCAACTCGGCCACGCACAACTCGATCGACGGCACCGCCTCCCGCGACGTCTTCGCCGAGTTCGCCTGGGTCTCGGCCATGATCGGCGTGGACCTGTCCCGGGTCTCGGAGGAAGTCATCCTCTGGGCCACCAAGGAGTTCTCCTTCGTGACCCTGCATGACTCCTACTCCACCGGCTCCTCGATCATGCCGCAGAAGAAGAACCCGGACGTGGCCGAACTGGCGCGCGGCAAGGCAGGCCGGCTGATCGGTGACCTGACCGGGCTGCTTGCCACGCTCAAGGGCCTGCCCCTGGCGTACAACCGCGACCTGCAGGAGGACAAGGAACCGGTCTTCGACGCCGCCGACACCCTCGAACTGCTGCTTCCGGCCGTCTCCGGGATGATTGCGACGCTGAAGTTCAACACCGAACGGATGGAATCCCTGGCGCCCCAGGGCTTCGCGCTGGCAACCGACATCGCCGAGTGGCTGGTCCGGCAGGGCGTGCCGTTCCGCGAGGCGCATGAACTCTCCGGCGCCGCCGTGAAGCAGGCCGAAAGCCGCGACGTCGAACTCTGGGACCTGACGGACGAGGAATACGCCGCCATCTCGGAGCACCTGACGCCGGAGGTCCGCACGGTCCTGTCCACCGCAGGCTCGCTCAACAGCCGGAACTCCCAGGGCGGCACCGCACCGGCCGCCGTCGAACGCCAGCTGCAGGCGCTCGAAACGGAACTCGACGGAGTCCGCGCCTACGCGGGCCGGTAA
- the argB gene encoding acetylglutamate kinase, with product MNTQPRETTSMAAAQDKAGTLIEALPWIQRFAGTTMVIKYGGNAMVNDELQRAFAEDVVFLHHVGIHPVVVHGGGPQINAMLSRLGIESEFKGGLRVTTPEAMDVVRMVLTGQVGRELVGLINSHGPYAVGMSGEDGGLLRAIRTGTLVDGEEVDLGLVGEVVGVNPEGILDIIAAGRIPVISTVAPEIENDGALDAGSKQAQTTGQVLNVNADTAAAALAEALGASKLVILTDVEGLYANWPDRSSLISSLTASELRRLLPDLESGMIPKMEACLKAVDGGVERAHIVDGRLAHSMLLETFTTAGIGTQIVPDEEVKA from the coding sequence ATGAACACCCAGCCCCGTGAGACCACCTCCATGGCGGCCGCACAGGACAAGGCCGGCACACTGATCGAGGCGCTGCCTTGGATCCAGCGTTTTGCCGGAACCACCATGGTGATCAAGTACGGCGGCAACGCCATGGTCAATGACGAACTCCAGCGCGCCTTCGCCGAAGACGTCGTCTTCCTGCACCACGTCGGCATCCACCCCGTCGTCGTGCACGGCGGCGGTCCGCAGATCAACGCCATGCTCAGCCGGCTCGGCATCGAATCCGAGTTCAAAGGCGGCCTGCGCGTCACCACGCCCGAGGCCATGGACGTGGTCCGCATGGTCCTCACCGGCCAGGTTGGGCGTGAGCTGGTGGGCTTGATCAACTCGCACGGCCCCTACGCCGTCGGGATGTCCGGCGAGGACGGCGGGCTGCTGCGCGCAATCCGCACCGGCACCCTGGTGGATGGTGAAGAAGTGGACCTGGGCCTGGTCGGCGAAGTCGTCGGGGTGAACCCGGAGGGCATCCTGGACATCATCGCGGCCGGCCGGATCCCGGTGATCTCGACCGTTGCCCCGGAGATCGAGAACGACGGCGCACTCGACGCCGGATCAAAGCAGGCACAGACCACCGGCCAGGTCCTGAATGTCAACGCGGACACCGCCGCCGCCGCCCTCGCCGAGGCCCTCGGCGCGTCCAAGCTCGTGATCCTGACCGACGTCGAAGGCCTCTACGCCAACTGGCCGGACCGCTCCTCGCTGATCTCCTCGCTCACCGCCTCCGAACTGCGCCGGCTGCTGCCGGACCTGGAGTCGGGGATGATCCCCAAAATGGAAGCCTGCCTCAAGGCCGTCGACGGCGGGGTGGAGCGTGCGCACATCGTGGACGGCCGGCTGGCGCACTCCATGCTGTTGGAAACCTTCACCACCGCCGGCATCGGCACCCAGATCGTCCCGGACGAGGAAGTGAAAGCATGA
- a CDS encoding argininosuccinate synthase: MTERIVLAYSGGLDTSVAIGWIGEATGAEVIAVAVDVGQGGESLETIRQRALGCGAVEAYVADASDEFANEYCMPTLKANGLYQGHYPLVSAISRPVIVKHLVKAAREFGATTVAHGCTGKGNDQVRFEVGIQTLGPDLKCIAPVRDLALTRDKAIAFAEEKGLPIETTKKNPYSIDQNVWGRAVETGYLEDIWNGPTKDIYDYTATPEFPPAPDEVIISFEAGIPVAIDGVKVTPLQAIKELNRRAGAQGVGRIDVVEDRLVGIKSREIYEAPGAMALITAHKHLEDITVEREQARFKATVGQRWSELVYDGQWFSPLKRSLDAFIEDTQRYVTGDIRMTLHGGQAVVNGRRSDTSLYDFSLATYDTGDTFDQSMAKGFIELWGMSAKVASGRDIRVAGK; encoded by the coding sequence GTGACTGAGCGTATTGTGCTGGCCTACTCCGGTGGCCTCGATACTTCCGTAGCCATCGGCTGGATCGGTGAAGCGACCGGCGCCGAGGTCATCGCCGTGGCGGTCGACGTCGGACAGGGCGGCGAATCGCTGGAGACCATCCGGCAGCGCGCCCTCGGCTGCGGCGCCGTCGAAGCCTATGTCGCCGACGCCTCGGATGAGTTCGCGAACGAATACTGCATGCCCACGCTGAAGGCCAACGGCCTCTACCAGGGCCACTACCCGCTCGTTTCCGCGATCTCCCGCCCGGTCATCGTCAAGCACCTGGTCAAGGCGGCCCGAGAGTTCGGCGCCACCACGGTCGCGCACGGCTGCACCGGCAAGGGCAACGACCAGGTCCGCTTCGAAGTCGGCATCCAGACCCTCGGCCCGGACCTGAAATGCATCGCACCGGTCCGCGACCTTGCCCTGACCCGTGACAAGGCCATCGCCTTCGCCGAGGAAAAGGGCTTGCCGATCGAGACCACCAAGAAGAACCCGTACTCGATCGACCAGAACGTCTGGGGCCGCGCCGTCGAAACCGGCTACCTCGAAGACATCTGGAACGGCCCGACGAAGGACATCTACGACTACACTGCGACCCCGGAGTTCCCGCCGGCGCCGGACGAGGTCATCATCTCCTTCGAAGCCGGTATCCCGGTGGCCATCGACGGCGTCAAGGTCACCCCGCTGCAGGCCATCAAGGAACTGAACCGCCGCGCCGGCGCCCAGGGCGTCGGCAGGATCGACGTCGTTGAGGACCGCCTCGTCGGCATCAAGTCCCGCGAAATTTACGAGGCGCCGGGCGCGATGGCGCTGATCACCGCGCACAAGCACCTCGAGGACATCACCGTCGAGCGCGAGCAGGCCCGCTTCAAGGCCACCGTTGGCCAGCGCTGGTCCGAACTGGTGTACGACGGCCAGTGGTTCTCCCCGCTCAAGCGTTCCCTGGACGCCTTCATCGAGGACACCCAGCGCTACGTCACGGGCGACATCCGGATGACCCTCCACGGCGGCCAGGCCGTCGTCAACGGCCGCCGCTCCGACACCTCGCTGTACGACTTCTCGCTCGCCACCTACGACACCGGCGACACCTTTGACCAGTCGATGGCGAAGGGCTTCATCGAGCTGTGGGGCATGTCCGCCAAGGTCGCCTCCGGCCGCGACATCCGCGTCGCGGGAAAGTAG
- a CDS encoding arginine repressor, with translation MSVQPAAQGASPATKTARQSRITAILTGESVRSQAELAALLADDGVQVTQATLSRDLVELGAVRVRGKDGVLVYAVPGEGGERGAKSGVTQEILDARLARLCGELLVTAEASGNLVVLRTPPGAANFLALAIDHSVMPSILGTIAGDDTVLLVTRDPLGGAATAARFLQLAEEAGQ, from the coding sequence ATGTCCGTCCAGCCCGCCGCCCAGGGGGCCAGCCCGGCCACCAAGACGGCCCGGCAGTCGCGGATCACCGCGATCCTCACCGGTGAATCGGTCCGCTCGCAGGCCGAGCTCGCGGCCCTGCTCGCCGACGACGGCGTCCAGGTCACCCAGGCGACCCTGTCCCGCGACCTGGTGGAGCTCGGGGCCGTCCGGGTCCGGGGCAAGGACGGCGTGCTCGTCTATGCGGTCCCGGGGGAAGGCGGGGAACGCGGCGCCAAGAGCGGTGTGACCCAGGAAATCCTCGACGCCCGGCTCGCCCGGCTGTGCGGGGAACTGCTGGTCACGGCGGAGGCCTCCGGAAACCTCGTGGTGCTCCGCACCCCGCCAGGGGCCGCGAACTTCCTCGCCCTCGCGATCGACCACTCGGTGATGCCGTCGATCCTGGGCACCATCGCCGGGGACGACACCGTCTTGCTGGTCACCCGGGACCCGCTCGGCGGGGCCGCCACGGCGGCCCGCTTCCTGCAGCTGGCCGAAGAGGCCGGGCAGTGA
- a CDS encoding DNA-3-methyladenine glycosylase 2 family protein: MDFWQRYRAIDARDPRFDGQFYTAVRTTGIYCRPSCPARTPKAGNVTFYETSAAAHDAGYRACKRCLPEAVPGTPAWNVRSDIAGRAMRLINDGVINRDGVEGLAARLGYSSRQLNRILSHELGAGPLSLARASRAQTARTLLVSTSMKAADIAFAAGFSSVRQFNETIAEVFAMTPSALRATARHPQTAARTAVTSTALTLNLPYREPFDPGVFGFLAVRAIPGIEEGTSTSYARTLRLAHGDARFRVEYGADAPGRPMTLSIGAVDLRDLSSLLSRVRRLLDLDADPVAIDTALGADPRLAGSVAAAPGMRMPGAVDPHELLIRAMIGQQITVAAARTALVQLAASGRECLVPAEGLQRLFPTAADIADAGFALLRGPQRRIDAIRGAAAAIAAGDLEFGYGDDLAGLQAKLLPLAGVGPWTVGYLAMRVIGAPDVFLANDAAVRNGIRSLAAGTSGPGTSGPGPSSPGSSSPDFREVSPWRSYATMHLWRAAAAKKPAPKKVTR; the protein is encoded by the coding sequence ACCGCTGTCCGCACCACCGGCATCTACTGCCGGCCCTCCTGCCCGGCACGGACCCCCAAGGCGGGCAACGTTACCTTCTATGAGACGTCCGCCGCCGCGCACGACGCGGGTTACCGGGCGTGCAAACGCTGCCTGCCCGAAGCAGTGCCGGGAACGCCGGCCTGGAATGTGCGCTCGGACATCGCCGGCAGGGCGATGCGGCTGATCAACGACGGGGTGATCAACCGCGACGGTGTGGAAGGTCTAGCCGCACGGCTGGGCTATTCCTCGCGGCAGCTCAACCGCATCCTCAGCCACGAACTCGGCGCCGGTCCGCTCTCCCTCGCCCGGGCCAGCCGGGCCCAGACCGCCAGAACGCTGCTGGTGTCCACGTCGATGAAGGCCGCCGACATTGCGTTCGCCGCCGGGTTCAGCAGCGTCCGCCAGTTCAACGAGACCATCGCCGAGGTCTTTGCCATGACGCCGTCGGCGTTGCGCGCGACAGCGAGGCATCCGCAGACGGCAGCCAGGACCGCCGTAACGTCCACTGCCCTGACGCTGAACCTGCCCTACCGGGAGCCGTTCGATCCGGGGGTGTTCGGTTTCCTGGCCGTCCGCGCCATCCCGGGCATCGAGGAGGGTACGTCGACGTCTTACGCCCGCACCCTGCGGCTGGCCCACGGGGACGCCCGCTTCCGGGTGGAGTACGGCGCCGACGCGCCGGGCCGGCCGATGACGCTCAGCATCGGCGCCGTGGACCTGCGGGACCTCTCCTCGCTGCTCAGCCGGGTTCGGCGCCTGCTCGACCTCGACGCCGACCCGGTCGCCATCGACACTGCCCTCGGCGCGGACCCCCGTCTGGCGGGCAGCGTCGCCGCCGCACCCGGGATGCGGATGCCCGGCGCCGTGGACCCGCACGAGTTGCTGATCCGCGCCATGATCGGCCAGCAGATTACGGTCGCTGCGGCGAGGACGGCTCTGGTCCAGCTCGCCGCGTCCGGCCGCGAGTGCCTGGTGCCGGCGGAGGGACTGCAGCGGCTTTTCCCGACGGCGGCTGACATCGCGGATGCCGGCTTCGCGCTGCTGCGCGGCCCGCAGCGCCGGATCGACGCCATCCGCGGTGCCGCCGCGGCCATCGCGGCCGGCGACCTTGAGTTCGGCTACGGCGACGACCTGGCCGGACTGCAGGCCAAGCTCCTGCCGCTGGCCGGCGTCGGACCGTGGACCGTGGGGTACCTCGCGATGCGCGTGATCGGCGCCCCGGATGTGTTCCTGGCCAATGACGCCGCGGTCCGCAACGGCATCCGCTCGCTGGCGGCCGGTACGTCTGGGCCCGGTACGTCTGGGCCCGGTCCGTCCTCCCCCGGTTCGTCCTCCCCCGATTTTCGGGAGGTCAGTCCCTGGCGGTCCTACGCCACGATGCATCTGTGGCGGGCGGCCGCAGCCAAGAAACCTGCTCCCAAGAAAGTGACCCGATGA
- a CDS encoding methylated-DNA--[protein]-cysteine S-methyltransferase: MNAQLLTMSTPDGPFTIIARDGAVLASGWTAVPGELTGQIHPTLLPGSYEAVSSLGPISAAVEAFYAGSPQAAMEVPVRQLSGPFRSHAWEMLRTVTAGHPVTYTEYAELSGNAKAVRAAASACAFNAAALFVPCHRVIRTDGSLGGFRWGLAVKESLLERERQVALAVQA; the protein is encoded by the coding sequence ATGAATGCCCAGCTGTTGACCATGTCCACCCCGGACGGCCCGTTCACCATCATTGCCCGCGACGGCGCTGTCCTGGCCTCGGGCTGGACCGCCGTGCCGGGCGAGCTGACGGGCCAAATCCATCCGACGCTGCTGCCCGGCAGTTATGAAGCCGTCTCCTCGTTGGGACCTATCTCGGCCGCCGTCGAGGCGTTCTACGCCGGCAGCCCGCAGGCCGCGATGGAGGTGCCGGTCAGGCAACTGTCCGGTCCCTTCCGCAGCCACGCGTGGGAGATGCTCCGGACCGTCACCGCCGGGCACCCGGTGACCTATACCGAATACGCCGAACTGTCCGGCAACGCCAAGGCCGTCCGGGCGGCAGCCAGCGCCTGCGCCTTCAACGCAGCGGCCCTGTTCGTTCCGTGCCACCGGGTGATCCGGACCGACGGAAGCCTGGGTGGTTTCCGCTGGGGCCTGGCGGTCAAGGAAAGCCTGCTGGAGCGGGAGCGGCAAGTGGCCTTGGCGGTGCAGGCGTAA
- a CDS encoding maleylpyruvate isomerase family mycothiol-dependent enzyme, translated as MTSITPENLLEELRRAADVVTGIAAKLTDAEVAAPSELPGWTRGHVLAHVAGIGNAMARQLEYAARGEKIELYDGGSEGRNRAIELSAGHGAEQHRAAVEAAIGRALEAFGTLDAAGWQAPITFRDGVVFDGGLALWRELTIHATDLGTGRGPETWSRPFCENLFNFLSARVPEGQRFVLQPLGLPSVTLGAAGGRSTVINGMLTDIAAWLAGRTPTLGSLRATAAADGVDLPELLPWPAGVPVTNQA; from the coding sequence ATGACTTCAATCACCCCCGAAAACCTGCTGGAGGAACTCCGCCGCGCCGCCGACGTCGTGACCGGAATCGCCGCAAAACTGACAGACGCGGAGGTCGCGGCCCCGTCGGAACTGCCCGGCTGGACCCGCGGCCACGTCCTCGCACACGTAGCCGGGATTGGCAACGCCATGGCGCGGCAGCTCGAGTACGCGGCCCGCGGCGAGAAGATCGAGCTGTACGACGGCGGCTCCGAGGGACGGAACCGTGCCATCGAACTCAGCGCCGGGCACGGCGCCGAGCAGCACCGGGCCGCGGTGGAAGCAGCCATCGGCCGTGCACTGGAGGCGTTCGGGACGCTCGACGCGGCAGGCTGGCAGGCGCCGATCACCTTCCGCGACGGCGTGGTGTTCGACGGCGGGCTGGCGCTCTGGCGCGAGCTCACCATCCACGCCACCGACCTGGGCACCGGCCGCGGCCCGGAGACCTGGAGCCGGCCCTTCTGCGAGAACCTCTTCAACTTTCTCTCCGCCCGGGTGCCCGAGGGCCAACGGTTCGTGCTCCAGCCGCTCGGCCTGCCGTCCGTCACACTCGGCGCCGCTGGCGGACGATCCACTGTCATCAACGGCATGCTCACCGACATCGCCGCGTGGCTGGCCGGCCGCACCCCCACCCTGGGCAGTCTCCGCGCCACCGCCGCAGCCGACGGCGTCGACCTGCCCGAGCTACTGCCCTGGCCCGCGGGCGTTCCGGTAACGAACCAGGCCTGA